The genome window GATTCACAACGGCGAACCAAAAATTGTTGTGTTGTCTGCTATGTCGGGCACTACCAACAAATTGGTACAGATTGCTGAAACGCTGTACCAGAACAAGAACGAAGACGCGAATGCGCTGATTGATGCGCTGCATGATAACTATAAACAGGTTGTAGAATCGCTCTACACCACCCCGGAAAAAAAGAAACAGGCAAACGAACTGCTTTCCCATCATTTCGATTACATCAGGGCCTTTACCCAGGACCTGTTCACGATACATGAAGAGCGTGCTATACTTGCCCAGGGCGAGTTGCTGTCTACGGCTTTGTTCCAGTTTTTCCTGGAAGAGCAGCAAATCCCATCGGTATTATTGCCGGCACTTAATTTCATGAAAATCGATGAAAATGAAGAACCGGATGCTGCCTACATCGCCAAGAACATCAGAACAGAACTGGAGAAATATCCGGAAACAAACCTGTTCATTACCCAAGGCTATATCTGCCGCAATGCTTTCGGTGAGATCGATAACCTGAAGCGTGGCGGTTCTGATTACTCTGCATCGCTGATAGGTGCTGCCGTAGATGCATCTGAAATCCAGATCTGGACAGATATTGATGGCATGCATAACAACGATCCACGGATTGTAAAGAACACCTACCCGATTGCGGAGCTTTCTTTTGACGAAGCAGCTGAGCTGGCTTATTTCGGAGCTAAAATTCTGCACCCGAGCAGCGTATTGCCCGCAAAGCAAAAGAATATACCGGTGCGCCTGCTCAATACCATGCAGCCGGAAGCCAAAGGCACCATCATCCATGGCGAAACATCAGGTGGTGGCATTAAAGCCGTAGCTGCTAAAGATGATATTACAGCTATAAATATAAAATCGGGCAGGATGTTGCTGGCCTATGGTTTCCTGCGCAGCGTGTTCGAAGTATTTGAGCGTTACAAAACGCCGATCGATATGATCACAACTTCGGAAGTAGCTGTTTCTTTAACTATAGATAACAACAAGTTCCTGAACGAGATCGTGACCGAGCTGAAAGAATTTGGCCAGGTAGAAGTTGACCAGGACCAGACAATTATCTGTGTTGTAGGCGACTTTATAGCAGAGAAGAGTGGCACCAGCCTGAAAGTATTTGAATCATTAAAAGAGATTCCATTGCGCATGATATCATATGGCGGGAGCACAAACAACATCACCCTGCTGATAAATACATCTGATAAAGTAGCGGCGCTAACGAAGCTGAACGAGGGGATTTTTTAAGGAACGCGACCATGCTGAAACAATATATACAGGAGCTGCAGCAGCAGACTACTCCTTTTTATGTCTATAACTTAGAGCTGCTTCGCCAGACATTGCAACTTGCCAAGACCGAAGCAGCCAAGTATAACTACCATGTACATTATGCTTTAAAGGCCAACGCCAACGCACCTATACTTGCCGAAATGCTGCAAGCAGGTTTTGGTGCAGACTGCGTAAGCGGTAACGAAGTAAAACGTGCCATAGAAAATGGTTTTAAACCGGAGAACTTAGTTTTTGCTGGTGTTGGCAAGTCTGATGCCGAGATAAACTATGCCCTGGACCAAGATATTTTCTGCTTTAATTGTGAATCGAAGCACGAACTGGAGATACTGAATGAACTGGCTGCAGCCAAAGGCAAAACTGCCAGAATAGCTTTGCGCATTAACCCGAACGTAAATGCCAATACCCACAAGTATATTACGACGGGCCTGGAAGAAAATAAATTCGGTATTAATGCCTGGGAACTGGAAAGTGTACTTGAGTTGCTGCAAACATTGCCAAGTATAGAACTGATTGGTATCCACTTCCATATTGGTTCTCAGATCACAGACCTAACTGTTTTCAAGAATCTGTGCACGCGTGTTAATGAGTTTCAGGAGTGGTTTGTAGCCCATAACATTACATTGCCACATATAAATGTGGGCGGTGGCCTGGGTGTAGACTATTACAATCCGGATGCAAACCTTATCCCTGATTTTGAAGCCTACTTTAACTTGTTTAACCAGTTCCTGGAGGTTCGTCCGGGGCAGCAGGTGCATTTTGAGTTAGGCCGGTCACTGGTAGCCCAATGCGGTACGCTAATCTCACGAGTGCTGTACATCAAAAAGGGTATAACTACTAACTTTGCTATACTTGATGCGGGTATGACAGAATTGATTCGCCCGGCGCTGTACCAGTCTTACCACCAGATAGAGAACCTGACAAGCGAAAAACCGGAAGAAAAGTACGATGTGGTAGGCCCTATATGCGAGTCGAGCGACTGTTTCAGAAAGGCAGTTATACTTCCGGAGACTAACCGTGGCGATTTAGTGGCTATCCGAACGGCTGGCGCTTACGGCGAAGTGATGGCCTCGGGGTATAACCTGCGGGAGAAAGCGAATGCTGTATATTTATAGTATAGCTAAAGTATAAAAAATTAAAAGCCCTGCTTCACAAAGTGAAAGCAGGGCTTTTAATTTTGGTTGGCCATAACTACTGCGCAAGTATAAAATCCGGAGTAGCGTGTGCAATGCCTTTCTGCTCTTTCAGTAAGTCAGATAGCTCTAATGCATTACCTCTGGAATATTTATCTACCTGAAGCAGGTAAGTATCTGCACCAAGTGGCCCAATCAGTTTAGCATGATAGTTGGCAGCAAACTCTTTAAGCGATGGCACTCCACCAGCATCTGTTTTCACCATCACCTCATTGCTAAGTCCTATCTGCTGGTTACCATCCATCACAAAATAAGGGCCTGCATATTTTATGGCTTTGTCTTTTGCGAGTTCACGAATAGCCTGTTCTGTCTGGGCACAGTTAAGCCCGTTCATTAAATTTAATGTAAACATCATTCCAGTCTGGCTGGCACGCTGGCTGTGTATGCCTGCCACAAAACCATATCTTGTAATTACCTGCTCGCGCTGCGCCTGTGTCAGGTTCTCGTCGAAAGCCACCACTACACGGCTCGTATTTATGGTTCCAAGGTTTCGGAGTTTAGCGCCAGAGAAGTAACTATAGTTGGTACAGCCACCGGCTGCTTTCAGGGGGTTCAGGAGTTTCGGATCAAAGCGAACATTCCGTATCGGGGATACATTATCCTGCCTGCAGCCGGCTAATGTAAAGATCATTATTATAGTTATAATACAGGGTAAAAACGTTTTCATAGTCATGGCTCATAAAGTGTTCGTAACTACTTATTGTACGTACACTTACAACTAATAGCCATTGTTTACCACTACTATTTAGTATACTTATTCAACTCTAAACCCTCTATATAATACAATAAAAACAGCTTCTCTGGAGTTGCATTAAAATATCAATTCGAAAACACACAAATCAGCTATAAACAACTGCTTCTGTATTGCAATTTTTCAGTGCAATATTATGAGCCTGTGCAGGAGTGATTTCAGCCATAAATATGCGTTCTGCAGCCAAATAAGCAGATAAGCTTTTCAGCGTTTCGCTTTCTATACTTGCTGTATAATATGCTACCCCTTCTGATTCTGATATTTTATTAAGCTCTATAAAGTCAGCTGCCGGTAACACTAAACTGGAAGGACATCTCAGATACAAGTTGATTTTATATTCTTTGCTTAATGCAATGGCTCTGGTATCTGCTTTAGGATATACATAGCGATACCCTGACAATGCTGCCGATACATCTGCCCATACCGCAGAACCTGTAGGATGGCTGCCGGCTCCCCGTCCTTTTAAAAACTGTTCTCCTGCAAAAACAGGTGCTATAGTTACGCCATTTGTTTCATTGGTCACTCTATAAAGTTCACTCTGTTCAGAAACCAAAGCGGGCAGCACCCGAACATATAATTGATCGCCAGAATCTACCACAGCGGTTGCTACTAACCTTATTCTGGCACCTATACGCTCAGCAAATTTCAGGTCATGTTCTGTAATGGAATCAATCCCAAACCGCAGCACCTGCTCCGGCTTAACGCTTACCCCGAAAGCGTGCGCTATTATCAGGCAAAGTTTGTTTACCGAATCAAAACCTCCTACATCCAGTGCTGGGTCAGCCTCTGCAAAACCAAGCTCCTGTGCCTGCTGCAAAGCACAGGTATAACTCAATCCTTCGGCTTCCATTTTAGAAAGTATAAAATTGGAAGAACCATTCAGAATTCCGCTGACCTGCTGTAATGGCTCCGAACTATAGTAGCTCTCCAGTATTCGGATGATAGGGATACTGCCTCCTACCGCTGCTTCGTATAATAAAGTGCCTTTATACTTCTGTTGTAGTTCAAGTAGTTCGGGCAAGTGTGTGGCCAGCATCTTTTTATTTGCCGAAACTATAGTTTTACCTGCCTGCAGTGCCTGTTTTACTATACCATAAGCATCCTCAGCATCGCTTATCAGTTCCGCAAGTATAGTTATACTTTCATCCTGCAACAGCTCCTGCGGGTTATAGGTAAAAGCTGAAGATGGCAGACTACGCAGCTTCTCTTTGTCCTTCACGCAAATCTTTGCTACTTCTATACCTGCCGCTTCAATGGTTTGCAGTACATCGTAAAGGCCTTGCCCTACGCACCCGAACCCGAATATCCCGAGCCTGATGTCAGACGGTTTGTTTTTCATAGTAGTATGGTTGGTTTACAGTTTCAGATTTATAAAACTTGCGGATAGCCTCCGTCAGTTGTTCCGTTTCCACTAAAAAGCCATCATGGCCATAGTTGGAGTGCAGCAACGCAAATGCAGAACCTGGCACTTGTTGATTCAGGAATTGTTGCTCTTCCACCGGAAATAGCAGATCGGTATTTACCCCTACAAACAGTGCTTTAGCTTTCAGATGAAGTAGTGCCTTCTCCACTCCGCCCCTGCCACGCCCAATGTTATGTGAGTCCATAGCCTTTGTTAGCAACCAGTAAGTATAGGCATTAAAGCGTTTAGCCAGTTTATCGCCCTGGTATACCTGGTAACTGGAGGCTCTGTAGTTATCGGTAATGCTATTGCCGGGCTCCTGCTGCGAAAGGTTGTAACTTATGTAGTGCCGATAAGAAAGCATCGCGATGGACCTGGCTGTTTTCAACCCTTCCCTGCCTGCTGTTTCACTATTACTAGCCCAGGTCGGGTCCTGACGGATGGCCATCCGCTGGCTTTCGTTAAAGGCTATTCCCCAGGCGGAATGACGCGCATTAGATGCCACATGGACCAACCTTGCAAAAACATCCGGCTTCTGCAACGCCCATTCCAATGCCTGTTGCCCACCCAACGACCCGCCTATGAGCGTGTGCACCTGCTCCAGTTCCAGTTCCTGCCGCAGCAGGTCAAAAGCACCTATTATATCACGGTTTGTGAGCTGCGGAAAACTATGGAAGTAAGGTTTAAGCGTGTTCGGGTTGATAGAGAGAGGTCCCGTCGATCCATAACATCCGCCCAGCATGTTTGCACAAACTATAAACCATTCTTCAGGATCGTATAGCTTACCTTCTCCAAAAAGGCCGCCCCACCAATCAGTAACTTCAGCGTTGCCGGTAAGAGCATGGCACACCCACACCACATTATTACGCTGCAGGTTTAACTGGCCGTAGGTAGTATAAGCAAGCTGGAAGCCGGGCAACGAGAACCCCGACTCCAGTTTAAACTCCTGCTGATAATGAAAAGTATGTTGTTGTGTGGACATATGAATTTCTAGTTAAGCACAGGTTCTGGCACTGCATTTTTTACAGCAGCAAAGGCCAGTTCAAAATCTGCTTTAATGTCTTCTATGTGCTCAATGCCAATTGAAACGCGAAGCAAGGTTGGCTCAACGCCTGCACTTAATTGCTCTGCATCCGAGAGTTGCTGGTGGGTTGTAGATGCCGGGTGAATGATCAAAGTTTTAGCATCGCCTACGTTTGCCAGGTGGCTCACCAGTTGCAGGTTATTTACAAAAGTTTCTGCCTGCTTTTTATCCCCCTTCAGTTTAAAGGATAGTACACCGCCAAAACCGCGCTTCAGGTATTTCTTAGCCAACTCATGGTACTTGCTGGATTTCAGACCCGGGTAGTTTACACTTTCCACCAGGTCGTGCTGCTCCAGCCACTCTGCCAGTGCCTGTGCATTCTGCACTGTTCTTTCTACCCTTAGCGAAAGTGTTTCCAGGCCTTGCAACAACTGAAAAGAGTTAAACGGACTAATTGCCGGCCCAAAATCGCGTAAGCCTTCTACCCTTGCCCTGATAGAAAAAGCGATGTTACCAAACGGACCATCCGTACCAAATACTTCCCAGAAGTTGAGGCCATGGTACCCTGCTGATGGTTCTGAGAATTGCGGGAATTTACCGTTGCCCCAGTTAAAGTTTCCGCCATCTACAATCACGCCACCTATACTTGTACCGTGCCCGCCTATCCATTTGGTAGCCGACTCTACTACCACATTGGCTCCGTGCTCCAGTGGCCTGAATAAGTAACCGCCTGCTCCAAATGTATTATCCACCACCAGCGGTATATCATACTTTCTGGCAAGTGCAGCTATACTTTCAAAGTCCGGAATATTGAAGCGTGGGTTACCAATTGTTTCCAGGTAAATGGCTTTCGTATTTTCATCTATCAGCTTTTCATAGCTTTCCACTTCATCATTCTCTGCGAAACGGGCATCTATGCCTAAGCGCTTAAAAGAAACCTTGAACTGGTTATAGCTACCACCATACAGGAAACTGGTACTCACAAAATTATCCCCTGCTTGCAGAATATTGGTAAGTGCAATAAACTGGGCTGCCTGCCCTGAAGCAACTGCCACAGCGGCCACACCACCCTCCAGAGCTGCAACGCGATTCTCGAAAACATCGGTGGTAGGGTTCATAATGCGGGTGTAAATGTTGCCAAATTCTTTCAGGGCAAACAGGTTGGCACCATGGGCAGCATCTTTAAAAGCGTAAGAGGTTGTTTGATAGATAGGCACTGCTCTGGAACGTGTTGTTGGATCGATTTCCTGGCCTGCATGTAATTGTAATGTTTCGAAACGATGTGTAGTAGACATAGTGGTTCTGATTAAAATGTATAAAATGAGTTGAGTTGCGAAATGCAAAAAAGATGTGCGGATGCAGCAGAGGGAACTACAGGTATTTACCTGCAGAAGTCTGCCGGACACACTTGTTCAGGAAGCTAAAAGATTAGCAACAGCAGCAACAACAGGTCGGCATGCACATGATGGACCTGAAGGCAAATAAATGAGATGCTCCGTGTAGTTTGGCTACCGGATAAAATACAAAACTGTGCTGTGTTGGCTTGATTCCCTTTTTCATGTTACTATCAATTTATATTCATCCGAATTTCCGGATTCAGGAATTAGCACCTTTACCATAGGGGTTAGGTTGCTAGCGCTTCACAGAGCCTGTCTCTCCACGCTTCTTTATAAATCAACAACCGTAAGGGTTAATTGACTTGATGATGCAAACTTAGACTACCTTTACTCAAAAAACAAAATAACGGATATGTTTTTTATAAAAATATTTTTCTAACTTAAACATTTAAACCTGTAAACCAACATCTTACATCCAAAAGCATAAGTATAAAATAAAAGCACAACCCGGTTATAGTTACTAATACATAACAAGAAAATGACCTGAACATAGCCGAAAGTTTTCTGTTGCTAAGTCGGGATATACAACCAGAACTTGCTCACATGAAGATACTTTTAACAGGTGCGAACGGCTATATTGGCAGAAGAATTTTACCTGTGCTTGTGGAGCAACAGCATGAGGTGATAAGTATGGTGCGCGACCCCCGTCGCTTCGAACTGCAGGATTCACTTAAAGATAAAGTACAAATTTTTAAAGGCGACCTGCTGCAACCAGATACCCTGGAAGCTTTACCTAAAGACATAGATGCAGCCTACTATCTGGTGCACTCGATGGGTGCCTGGGGAGATGACTTTGAACAAGCAGAACAAACTTCTGCCGAAAATTTTGTTACCTATCTTAATCAAACATCTGCTGAGCAGGTCATTTACCTGAGCGGAATTTCCAATGCTGCACATCTTTCAAAGCACCTGGCCTCCCGCAGGCATGTAGAAGATATACTAGACCTGGCAAAAGCAAATTTAACCGTACTTCGTGCCTCCATTATCATAGGCTCGGGTAGCGCATCGTTCGAGATAATCCGTGACCTGGTAGAAAAATTACCCGTGATGATTACACCCCACTGGCTTAACTCCCGTTGCCAGCCTATTGCCATCCGGGACGTGATCTATTACCTGACTGCTGCATTAGGCAACCCTGCCTGTTATGAAAAACGGCTAGAGATTGGCGGCCCGGATATACTTACCTATAAACAAATGCTGGAGAAGC of Pontibacter deserti contains these proteins:
- a CDS encoding aspartate kinase, translating into MKVLKFGGTSVGSADRMRDVANLIHNGEPKIVVLSAMSGTTNKLVQIAETLYQNKNEDANALIDALHDNYKQVVESLYTTPEKKKQANELLSHHFDYIRAFTQDLFTIHEERAILAQGELLSTALFQFFLEEQQIPSVLLPALNFMKIDENEEPDAAYIAKNIRTELEKYPETNLFITQGYICRNAFGEIDNLKRGGSDYSASLIGAAVDASEIQIWTDIDGMHNNDPRIVKNTYPIAELSFDEAAELAYFGAKILHPSSVLPAKQKNIPVRLLNTMQPEAKGTIIHGETSGGGIKAVAAKDDITAINIKSGRMLLAYGFLRSVFEVFERYKTPIDMITTSEVAVSLTIDNNKFLNEIVTELKEFGQVEVDQDQTIICVVGDFIAEKSGTSLKVFESLKEIPLRMISYGGSTNNITLLINTSDKVAALTKLNEGIF
- the lysA gene encoding diaminopimelate decarboxylase, which produces MLKQYIQELQQQTTPFYVYNLELLRQTLQLAKTEAAKYNYHVHYALKANANAPILAEMLQAGFGADCVSGNEVKRAIENGFKPENLVFAGVGKSDAEINYALDQDIFCFNCESKHELEILNELAAAKGKTARIALRINPNVNANTHKYITTGLEENKFGINAWELESVLELLQTLPSIELIGIHFHIGSQITDLTVFKNLCTRVNEFQEWFVAHNITLPHINVGGGLGVDYYNPDANLIPDFEAYFNLFNQFLEVRPGQQVHFELGRSLVAQCGTLISRVLYIKKGITTNFAILDAGMTELIRPALYQSYHQIENLTSEKPEEKYDVVGPICESSDCFRKAVILPETNRGDLVAIRTAGAYGEVMASGYNLREKANAVYL
- a CDS encoding homoserine dehydrogenase: MKNKPSDIRLGIFGFGCVGQGLYDVLQTIEAAGIEVAKICVKDKEKLRSLPSSAFTYNPQELLQDESITILAELISDAEDAYGIVKQALQAGKTIVSANKKMLATHLPELLELQQKYKGTLLYEAAVGGSIPIIRILESYYSSEPLQQVSGILNGSSNFILSKMEAEGLSYTCALQQAQELGFAEADPALDVGGFDSVNKLCLIIAHAFGVSVKPEQVLRFGIDSITEHDLKFAERIGARIRLVATAVVDSGDQLYVRVLPALVSEQSELYRVTNETNGVTIAPVFAGEQFLKGRGAGSHPTGSAVWADVSAALSGYRYVYPKADTRAIALSKEYKINLYLRCPSSLVLPAADFIELNKISESEGVAYYTASIESETLKSLSAYLAAERIFMAEITPAQAHNIALKNCNTEAVVYS
- the metX gene encoding homoserine O-acetyltransferase MetX; translation: MSTQQHTFHYQQEFKLESGFSLPGFQLAYTTYGQLNLQRNNVVWVCHALTGNAEVTDWWGGLFGEGKLYDPEEWFIVCANMLGGCYGSTGPLSINPNTLKPYFHSFPQLTNRDIIGAFDLLRQELELEQVHTLIGGSLGGQQALEWALQKPDVFARLVHVASNARHSAWGIAFNESQRMAIRQDPTWASNSETAGREGLKTARSIAMLSYRHYISYNLSQQEPGNSITDNYRASSYQVYQGDKLAKRFNAYTYWLLTKAMDSHNIGRGRGGVEKALLHLKAKALFVGVNTDLLFPVEEQQFLNQQVPGSAFALLHSNYGHDGFLVETEQLTEAIRKFYKSETVNQPYYYEKQTV
- a CDS encoding O-acetylhomoserine aminocarboxypropyltransferase/cysteine synthase family protein translates to MSTTHRFETLQLHAGQEIDPTTRSRAVPIYQTTSYAFKDAAHGANLFALKEFGNIYTRIMNPTTDVFENRVAALEGGVAAVAVASGQAAQFIALTNILQAGDNFVSTSFLYGGSYNQFKVSFKRLGIDARFAENDEVESYEKLIDENTKAIYLETIGNPRFNIPDFESIAALARKYDIPLVVDNTFGAGGYLFRPLEHGANVVVESATKWIGGHGTSIGGVIVDGGNFNWGNGKFPQFSEPSAGYHGLNFWEVFGTDGPFGNIAFSIRARVEGLRDFGPAISPFNSFQLLQGLETLSLRVERTVQNAQALAEWLEQHDLVESVNYPGLKSSKYHELAKKYLKRGFGGVLSFKLKGDKKQAETFVNNLQLVSHLANVGDAKTLIIHPASTTHQQLSDAEQLSAGVEPTLLRVSIGIEHIEDIKADFELAFAAVKNAVPEPVLN